In Candidatus Polarisedimenticolia bacterium, the DNA window AACTTCAATCTGAAGGACGGGCCGGTCGTCCTCGATTTCCCGGCCGCGATCGACGCCGGACTGTTCGGCTCGCTGTCGGACGCCTGGCAGGCGCCGCTCGCCGAGGTGGGGCCGGAAGGCGACGACAAAGGGAATGGCGGCAGGTATCTGCTGATTCCTCCCGACTTCAAGGGAGAAGTGCCGAAGGATCATTATCCAGTCCGCTCGCCGACCTACAACGGCTACGGCCTGTTCCGCGCCATCCCGGCCACCTCCTCGGACGAGGACGTCGCCAAGGCCGTCGCGCTGTCCAGGAAGGTGCGGGTCTATCCGCTGGCGCGCGCGGCCGACCCTCCCGCGACGCGCGCCATCGACATCACCGGCAAGCTCTTCGAAGGAATCACCCGCTACGACGAGACTTTCTACGACAGCCTGACCCGCATGGTGAGCGAGGAGCCGGTGCAGGTCCGCGATTTCGTGGCCATGGCCCAGCTGCGCACGCTGGGGATCGAAAAGGGGAAACCCTTCAAGCCCGATCGAGGCAAGCGCGAGGTCCTTCGAAAGGCGATCGCCGAGGCGCACGCCGGCTTCGTGCAGCGCGCCGCCGCCGGCAATCCCTGGTGGCCCAAATCGAAGTGGATCCTCCCGGCCTCCCTGGGTCCACGGACCTTCTTCAACTACCTCCTGCCCGACCGCCTCGAGATCGACGAGCGCGCCATGACCTTCTTCCTCGGCTATGGCGCGCCCAGGCGGCTGGGTCGCGCTACTTTCTACCTGGCGTCGTTCAGGGACCCCGGCGGAGAGCCCTTCCGGGGAGAGCGGACCTACCGGTTGCGGGTGCCCGCCAATGTTCCGGCGAAGCAATTCTGGGCGGTTACGGTGTACGACATGGCCACCGCCGGGTTCATCCGGGAATCGCCGCGAGTCTCGCTCGATTCCTACGATCACAAGGCGCAGCGGAATGGCGACGGATCGCTGGATGTCTACTTCGGTCCGAAGCCGCCGCCCGGCAAGGAGGCCAACTGGATCTACACCGCCCCGGGCAAGCCCTGGTTCACCTTCTTCCGGATGTACGGTCCCGGCACGGCGGTATTCGAGAAATCATGGAAGCTGGGAGACATCGAAGAGATGAAGTGACCCGTCCGGAAACGCGGCGCGGCGGGGCTGGAGAAGATGCCCCGCGCATCCGCATCGGCGTCTCCGGCTGGCGCTATGCCCCCTGGCGCGGGGTCTTCTATCCCCACGATCTGCCGCAGCGATGGGAGCTGCGCTACCTGGCGAGCATCTTTCCGACCGTGGAGATCAACGGCTCGTTCTACTCGCTGCAGCGTCCCGAAAGCTGGGAGCTCTGGCATCGCGAGACCCCGCCCGGGTTCGTGTTCAGCGTCAAGGGGCCGCGCTTCATCACCCACATGCTCAAGCTGCGCGAGGTGGAGCAGCCCCTGGCGAATTTCCTGGCGTCCGGCATCTTGGCGCTGCACGAGAAGCTGGGGCCGATTCTGTGGCAGTTCGCCCCCCATCTGCGCTTCGATCCGGAGCGCTTCGAGGCCTTCCTGGAGATGCTGCCGCACGACACCGGGGCGGCCCTGGCGCTGGCGCGCCGGCGCCATCCTCGCATGTTCGGGCGCAGCCGGCTGTCGATCGATCGCCCCCGGCCCCTGCGACATGCCATGGAGATCCGCCACGAGAGCTTCCTGGACGAGCGCTTCATCACCCTGCTGCGCAAGCACCGGGTCGCCCTGGTGATTGCCCAGACCGCCCGAAAACATCCGATGCCGCGCGACGTGACCGCAGATTTCGTCTACCTGCGCCTGCACGGCGACCGCCAGATCTACCGGAGCGGCTACGGCAAGGCGGCGCTGGGCCGCTGGGCCGAGCGCATCGCGGCATGGCATCGCGGGGAGGAGCCCGCCGTGCTGCCGGCCGGCGCGGTGCGCGCGGCACCTCCGGCGCCGCCCCGGCCGGAAGGTCGGGACGTCTACTGCTACTTCGACAACACCGACGTCAAGCTGCGCGCTCCGGCCGATGCCCGCAACCTGATGCTGCGGCTGGGTCTCGCTCCGGGGCGCTGGCAGGGCGAGGAGGAGCGGACTCATCCATCCATGGGGAGCTCACGTCTATGACCTTGTCGGTTTCGTCCGGATCTCCCGTCCTCGAGGCGCCGGGCGCGGGGCTCCCCTGGTGGGAGCTGCTGGTGGTGCGCAGGGTGCTGTTTCCGATCTCCTGCCGGCGGCACGACTGGGCCGCCGCCACCCGGATGTTCGAGGAGGAAGGGAGGCGCATCCTGGAGATCTGGGACTCGCTTCCGGCCGGCCGTCTGAAGGAGCCTGTTCTGATCCGCCGTATCGCCGGAATCGAAGATTCCTCGCGCTACTGGTCGGCGGCGATGACGGTGGAGCACTTGTGCATCGTGGGGGGCGGCGTGCGCCGCATCATCGCGCTGCTGCGGGAAGGGAAGCTCCCGAAGCGAGAGCTGCGCGTCGAAGAGGTGAAGCCGCTGGGAAAGCTGCCGGCGGCGCAGGTGCGATCCGATTTCATCCGCCTCCTCGAGGAGGCTCCGGCCGATGCGCCCGTTCCGCCTGGGACGGGGCCGCGTTGCGCGCACCCCTGGCTCGGACCGGTCGATTCGCACGGCTGGCGCTGCTTCGTCGCCGAGCACCAGCGCATCCATCGCAAGCAGCTGGAGTCGATCCGGCGCGGGCTGTCCGATTGACCTCATACCAAGGAGAGTATCGATGCTCGTGCCTGTCGCGGCCACGTTATTGGCCATGCTGCCCGCCGGCGCGGACGCGCCGGCGGCCCCTCTCAAGCTGACCCATGCCTGGATCGTGGTGACCACCGGAGCGCCCGAGCGCAAGGCGCTCGAGAAGGCCGGCTTCCGCATCGCGCCAGAGGTGAACCGGCACGAAGGCCAGGGGACCGCCTCGGTGACCGTCGAGCTGCTCAACGGCTTTCTGGAGCTGATGTATCCCGATCCGGAGGTGAGCGTCGCCCCGGAGAGGAAGCCGGGGGCGGAAAAGTTCAAGCTCAAGTCACGCTGGCGCGAGACCGGCTATTCCCCCATTGGAATCGTCTTCGACCGGGTCCCCGGGGCCGCCTTGACGCTGCCCTTTCCCACCTGGAAGGTGAGCGCCGACTGGATGGACCCGG includes these proteins:
- a CDS encoding DUF1254 domain-containing protein, which gives rise to MTGRSVVSLALALTASAAIAQEPDSAELARRALERRAVEAAVWGMPLVSFDAMRQAFFHAGAKYGDVLYLTRPADWKFQTTTPNASSLYVYLNFNLKDGPVVLDFPAAIDAGLFGSLSDAWQAPLAEVGPEGDDKGNGGRYLLIPPDFKGEVPKDHYPVRSPTYNGYGLFRAIPATSSDEDVAKAVALSRKVRVYPLARAADPPATRAIDITGKLFEGITRYDETFYDSLTRMVSEEPVQVRDFVAMAQLRTLGIEKGKPFKPDRGKREVLRKAIAEAHAGFVQRAAAGNPWWPKSKWILPASLGPRTFFNYLLPDRLEIDERAMTFFLGYGAPRRLGRATFYLASFRDPGGEPFRGERTYRLRVPANVPAKQFWAVTVYDMATAGFIRESPRVSLDSYDHKAQRNGDGSLDVYFGPKPPPGKEANWIYTAPGKPWFTFFRMYGPGTAVFEKSWKLGDIEEMK
- a CDS encoding DUF72 domain-containing protein, which gives rise to MTRPETRRGGAGEDAPRIRIGVSGWRYAPWRGVFYPHDLPQRWELRYLASIFPTVEINGSFYSLQRPESWELWHRETPPGFVFSVKGPRFITHMLKLREVEQPLANFLASGILALHEKLGPILWQFAPHLRFDPERFEAFLEMLPHDTGAALALARRRHPRMFGRSRLSIDRPRPLRHAMEIRHESFLDERFITLLRKHRVALVIAQTARKHPMPRDVTADFVYLRLHGDRQIYRSGYGKAALGRWAERIAAWHRGEEPAVLPAGAVRAAPPAPPRPEGRDVYCYFDNTDVKLRAPADARNLMLRLGLAPGRWQGEEERTHPSMGSSRL